The sequence ATGACCCATTCCCGACACGAACTTTTGCCGCCACCGCTCGTCCGCCCCCGCGAACGCAAGCTGCTGGGGGTCGCCCTGCTGATGGTTTTGTTCGCCGTGGCAGGCCCTTTCCTGCCACAGCCCGCCAGCTTCCATGACTTTGCCGACCAGCGGGCCTGGGGTGCCATCCCGCATGCGATGGATGTGCTGAGCAACCTGCCTTTTGCCGCCTGGGGCGTAGCCGGCTTGTGGGCGCTGGCGCGGGCGGTGCGGTTGCGCGCCGTCGATGGCGCATCGGCTGGGCTGGCCGGTTTGTTCCTTGCCGGGCTGCTGGTCACGGCCGGGGTTTCAGCTTTTTATCACTGGCAGCCTGACGACGGCGGACTGGTCTGGGACCGCATGGGCATGGTGCTGGCCTTTGCCGGCTTGCTCGGGCTGGCGGCCGTGCAGGGCGTGAGCCGGCGGGCCGGCATCGCGCTGGCAGCGGCGGTGATGCTGCTGGGGCCGGTGACGGTTCAGGTCTGGGCCGCCTCGGGCAACCTGCTGCCATGGGGCGTGCTGCAAATCGGCGGCATGGCGCTGATTTTGGGGCTGGCAGCGTTGCCGCCGGCGTGGCCCGCGCCCGGCCTGCGCATTCGCTGGGCGCTGGTGATCGCGCTGTACGCGCTGGCCAAGCTGCTGGAGCTGGCCGATCACGCGGTGTTTGACTTGACCGGCCAGCTCGTTTCCGGCCACAGCCTCAAGCATGTGGCGGCCAGCTTCGCGGCCTGGCCGGTCGTGCTGGCCGTCCTGGAGGCGGTCCGGATGTCACGGGAGCGCGGCAAAATCAGGGCAGAATCTGCAGCACCCTTCAAAGCCCGCGCAAGCTGCCCGGCGCCATCGCGCAGCAATCAAGCAACCAAACCCAGGAGTCAGGCATGAGTGTTGAACTGTCCACGCCGGCAAGCGCCGCCGCGATGCCCCCGCCGCCAGCCGATGCCCATCCCAACCAGTTCGCCCTGCTGCGCCAGCGCCGCTTCGCGCCGTTTTTCTGGACGCAGTTCTCGGGCGCGGCCAACGACAACCTGTTCAAGTTCGCCTTCACCGTGATGGTGACCTACCAGCTCAGCGTCGGCTGGCTGCCGCCGGCGCTGGCCGGGCTGACGATTGGCGCGTTGTTCATCCTGCCGTTCTTGCTGTTTTCGGCCACCAGCGGCCAACTGACCGACAAGTTCGAGAAAACCCGCATCATCCGCTTCGTCAAGAACCTCGAAGTGGTCATCATGCTGATTGCCGCCGTGGGCTTTGTCAGCGGCAACATCAATGTCCAGGTGCCGGTGCTGCTCGGCTGCACCTTTTTGATGGGCCTGCATTCGACGCTGTTCGGCCCGGTCAAGTTCGCCTACCTGCCGCAGGCGCTCAGCGAGCGCGAGCTGACCGGCGGCAACGGCATGGTCGAGATGGGAACCTTTGTCGCGATTTTGCTCGGCAACATCGTCGGCGGGCTGCTGGTGGCGATTCCTGGCGTCGGGCCGCAGTATGTGGCGGTGGCCTGCGTGGGGCTGGCGCTGGCCGGCCGGGCGGTGGCGCAGTTCATTCCCAGGGCGCCGGCCACCGATCCGGGCTTGCGGATCAACTGGAACCCGGTCACCGAGACCTGGCGCAACCTCAAGCTGGCCAAGACGAATCTGGTCGTGTTCCGCTCGATGCTGGGCATCAGCTGGATGTGGTTTTTCGGTGCGGTGTTCTTGAGCCAGTTTCCGAGCTTTGCCAAGGAAGTGATGCACGGCGACGAGCATGTCGCGTCCTTGCTGCTGGTGGTGTTTTCCATCGGCATCGCCACCGGCTCGCTGCTGTGCGAGGTGCTGAGCCGCCGCCATGTCGAGATCGGCCTGGTGCCGCTGGGCGCGATTGGCATGAGTGTGTTTGCCATCGACCTGTACTTTGCCTCGCGCGGCCTGCCGCCTTCAGCCCTCATGGGCGTGGGCAGCTTCATGGGCCAGCCGGCGCACTGGCGCGTGATCGCCGACCTGGCGCTGCTGAGCCTGTTTGCCGGCCTGTACAGCGTGCCGATGTACGCGCTGATCCAGCTGCGCAGCCAGCCCACGCACCGGGCGCGCATCATCGCCGCCAACAACATCCTCAATGCGCTGTTCATGATCGTCAGCGCCATCCTGGCCGGCGCGCTGCTCAAGGCGAATTTCAGCATTCCGCAGATTTTCCTGTTCACCGGGCTGGCCAATGCGGTGGTGGCGTTCTACATCTTCATGCTGGTGCCCGAGTATTTGTTGCGCTTCGTGGCGCTGATGTTGTCGCGCTGCATTTACCGCTTCAAGGTGCAGGGCGACGACCACATTCCGGCGCAGGGCGCGGCCGTGCTGACCTGCAACCATGTCAGCTTCATCGACCCGGTGCTGCTGATGGCGGCCAGTTCGCGGCCGATCTACTTTTTGATGGACCACCGGATTTTCAAAATGCCGGTGCTCGGCTGGCTGTTCCGGCTGGCCAAGGCGATTCCGGTGGCGCCGCGCGCCGAAGACCCGGCGGCCTACGAAGCGGCCTTTGAAGCCGCAGCGAAAGTGCTGCGCGAAGGCGACCTGCTGGCGATCTTTCCCGAAGGCGGCATCACCCAGGACGGCGAACTCCAGCCCTTCAAGGGCGGCGTCATGAAGATCCTCGACAACGCCAGTCGCGACGGCTTGAACGTGCCGGTGATTCCGATGGCGCTGACGAATCTGTGGGGTTCCTTCTTCAGCCGGGCCGAACTGGTGAACGGCCAGCGCGTGGCGATGGTGCGGCCTTTCCGGCGCGGCGTGTTCAGCCGGGTCGGGCTGAACGTGGGCAAGGCCATGGTGCCGGCCGAGGTGCAGCCCGAGGTATTGCAGGCGCGGGTGGCGGCGTTGATCAAGGCCTGAAAGTATCATAAAAAGATACCTTCTGGTGCGTTTTCGGCGACTGCGTCTTTATCCTGCGGATTGGAGGCGGCTGGGGTTCACATTAACGACAGCTTCACCCCGGCCGGTGCCGTATAGGAAGCCGATAACCCTCCCGGAAATACCTCATGAAAATTCAATTTGCTCCTTATTTAATAGCTGCTTGCGCTTTGCTGGCATGCGCCAGTGCCTCATTTGATGCAAAAGCGCAGTCCGAGGCCTCGGCCCTGAGCACGCTGTCGGCGCTGCCGGTGGCTTCGGTCGTGGCGGGCGCCAGCACGGCGGCTGGCAGCGTGCTTGCCGTGCCGCTGGCGCTGTCCACGGCGGGCGCGGTGCTGATCGTCCGGGCGGTGGAAAGCACGGCGCGCGGCACGGTCTATGTGCTGGAGCGCGCTTCGGACGGCGCCAGCGCCAGCATCGAAGTCGTCGGCCGGGCGCTGGGCGGCGTGTCGGTGGTGGCGGGCGCGTCCGTCGTGGTCAGCGTGGTCGGGGCGGGTGTGCTGCTGTCGGCTGCGGGCGAGGCCATCGCCTTCATTCCGAATGCGATGGGCCGCGCCCTGCTGCACAACGAGCGGCTGACGTACTGAACCCGGAGCACACCATGAACACACGCTTGAATCATGGGCTGGGAATGGCACTGCTGGCGGGCAGCCTGATTCTGCCCGTTGCCGCCCATGCCGGGCGTTCCTGCCAAGCGCGCCCGCCGACCACGCAGTCGGTCGAACTCGGCCTGGCGCTGGCCGAAAAAACGCTGGCCTCGCTCAACGCCAGCGGCGAGCGCGTCGTGCTGCTGGCGCGCGCCGGGCAGGATTTGAGCCGTTACGGCCTGCGTTATTCGCACTTCGGGCTGGCCTGGCAGGTGGCTGACGGACAGGGCGGCAACACCTGGCATGTGCTGCACAAGCTCAACGGCTGCGGCACCGCCGAAGCGGCGCTTTACCGGCAGGGGCTGGGCGAGTTCTTCCTCGATGACCCGTGGCGCTTTGAAGCCGCCTGGCTGGCGCCCACGCCGCAGGTGCAGGCGCGACTGCTGGCGCTGCTGCAGGACTCGCGTCGGGCCATCAGCCTGAACCACCGGCCCTACAGCATCGTCAGCTACGCCTGGGGGCGCAAGTACCAGCAGTCCAACCAGTGGGCCATCGAGACGCTGGCCGCCGCGCTGGAGCCGGGCGTGACCTCGCGCGAAAAGGCGCAGGCCTGGCTGCAGTTCAGGGGCTATGAGCCGACGACCCTGCACCTTGGGCCGCTGACCCGGCTGGGCGGGCGGCTGACGGCGGCCAATATCGCCTTTGACGACCACCCGAATGACAAGCGCTTTGCCGACCGCATCGAAACCGTCACGGTCGATTCGGTGTTTGCCTGGCTGGCGCGTGCGCAGCTCAGCCGGCCGGGCAAGGCGCCGACGCTGGTCGGGCCGTGAAGGGGCGCCTGCCGGGCAATGCCATGCTCGATGTGTTACAACTTGTGTCAACTTGCCATCCTTCCAAGGAAAAATTCATGTCCCCGCAAACCGATGAGGCCAGCCGCACGCCGCTGGCACCGCCCGACAGCTTTCAGCTGACGCCGCCCGAAGTGCTGCGCCCGCTCAGTGACGAGGTGGCCAGGAAGGCCGTTCCCCTGCCTGCGGCCACGCAAGCAGCCGTCGAAGACCAGGTGCAGCGTTTCATGGACGGCCTGATGTCCGAAGACCTGCAAAGCGAGGCCTTCAAGGCTAGGCTGGACAGCGCCTTTGCGCTGGGGCGCGAAGAGATTTCGCTGGCGGCCAGCCTGATGCAGGGGCGCTTCATGCAGCGCAATTTTGTCGGCATGGAAGACAGCGCGGCCTTCAAGGCGGTGCAGGAAATGCGCGGCCATCTGGATGCGCTCAATCCGGGCAAGGACGGCGATTTGCTGCAACCGCAAAAACTGCTCGGCATCATTCCCTACGGCAACAAGCTGCAAGGCTACTTTCGCAAGTTCCAGAATGCCGGCGAGCAGATGCAAAAAAGCATGCAAAAGCTCTACGCCGCCCGCGACGACATGCAGCGCGACGTGGTCGAAATCGAGGCCACGCGCGGAAAAATGTGGGATGGCATGCAAAAGCTGGCGGCGGCGGTGCAGTTTGCCGAAAGCCTGGACCGCCAGCTTGCCGCCAAGGTGGACGGCCTCAAGGCGACGGACCCCGAGCGGGCCAAGGCGCTGGAGCAGGAAGTGCTGTTTTACGTGCGCCAGAACCTGCTGGACATCCTGACGCAGCAATCGGTCTGCACCAACGGCTACCTGGCGCTCGATGTGCTGAAAAAGACCGGGCGCGAGATGATGAACGGCTGCTCGCGCGTGGCCACCACCGGCATGAGCGCGCTGGCCGTGGCGCAAACCGTGGCGCGCGCCACCGGCAACCAGGTCAAGGTGATGGAGATGCTGACCGGCGTGAACAGCACGATTGAAAACCTGATTGCCGAGACCGGCCGCCAGCTCAACACGCATGTCGAAAAAACCACCCAGTTCGCCAGCAATCCGCTGATCGGCATCGAGAAAATGAAGGAAATGTTCGACCAGACCTTCAAGGCCATGGATGCGATGGACACCTTTCGCAGCAAGATGGTCGAGGTGATGGGGCAGAACAACACCATCCTTCAGGAGCAGCTGGCACGCGCGGACCAGTACATCGACCGGGTGCGCCAGCAAAAAGCGCGCGAAGTGACGCAGCGCACCCTCAGCGGGCCGGTCGCCCTTTGAGCCAGGATTTTTTTAACGCAAGGGAAATTTAAAAATGACAACTCAATATGTGATGCAGCGCGATACCGGCGGCTGGCGCATTCAGGTCTGGACTTCGTTCACTCTGGCGGTGCTGGCCAGCGGCACGGGCGTGATGCAGCTGCCCAGCCAGGAGCTGGACCGGGCCTTTCTGGCCATCGGGTTTTTCTTTTGCCTGTTCGCTGCCTTTGCGGCGGCCAAGACCGTGCGCGACAACCGCGACGGGCGGGTGGACACCAACGGCTGGATCATCACGGTGTGGGTTTCCTTTGCGGCGGCGGTGTGCCTCACGGCGTGGGGCTTGTGGCGCATGAACATCGGGGACTGGCAAAAGGGCTACATGGTCGTGAGCTGGATGTTTCTGATCAGCAGCACGTTCACGCTGGCCAAGACGATCCGCGACCGTTACGAGGCCGACCTGATGACGCGCAGCAACGAGCCCGCGCCTGAAACGCGGCCCGCCTGAGCGTTTGTTGAAAGCGGACTCAGCCGCGCGTCGCCTTGGATTGCAAAAAGCGCTGCTGGCGCCGCAGGGCCTCGACCGCGCTGCCGTGCAGGCGCTGCTCGCGCTGTTCCAGCTCGGACTGCAGCAGCGCCAGCTGGCCCTGCAGGAGGTCGTTGGCGGACTTGCCTTCGCCCGCGCCCGGCACGGGGCGCTGCGCGGTGGGCACCTGCAGGTAGGCGCTGAGCGTGTCGGGAATGTAGCGCCGGATGGATTCGATCACGTACATGCGGTCGTCCAGCGTGAAGCCGTCATCGGCTTGCACGCCATTGAGCGCCAGTGCCATCCGCACCGCAGCGGCCTTGAGCGATACCAGCGCGGCCAGCAGCGGCCCGGTCACGATGGCGGCGGTGGCTTCAAAGGCCTCGTCAATCCGGCGCAGTGCTTCGGGCTCGAACGGCGGCGGGCCGGCGGGCATCGGCATCGTTTCGCTGGCCGCGCGCTGGCTTCGGTGCTGCCACAGCCAGCTGGCGCCGCCGAGCGCCGCCAGCGCTGCAGCCAGCGCCAGCCCGGCGCCTGTACGGATCAGGACCAGGGCGCTTGCCGCCGCCACGGCGCACACCGTTGCGGCAATCACGCCCGGATGAAGTTTTTCGTGCTGGCGCGGAGCGCCCGAGGTGCGGCGCGCCAGCAGATCGCTGATGGACGGACCGAGCAACTGGCGCTGCCTGGCCTTTTGCGCGCGTGCCTTGAGCGAAGCATGCACGGGAGGCGGCTTGGCGACTTCCCGTGGCGCGGTACGCTGGTTGACGGGCGCATTGGCATAAGCGCGTCGGGAATCATTTTTGTGCTCAGGCATGGCGTTGGTTTGGTTCGGTGCGAAGGAGTGAATTATGAAATTGAAACCGTCGGGAATTGAAGGGCTGCTTCGCATCCCGGTGGCAGCAAGAAGAAGGAACGCCCATGAGCTGTTTTAATTTGCTATTAAAAAAGTAGCTGTTTGCGCATATTTGGTATGCACAAACGGCCTGTTTGACCATAAATTCCCCTAAAAATGCACAGCCGGATGCCTTTCCGGCCAACAACGGAGCTTCCCATGAGCAAAAGCCTGCGATTGACCGAAAAATGGATGCAGCGCGGCCTGTGGCTGGTGGCGCTGGTGTTCGCCAGTTTCCTCATCGGCCTGGGCGGCACGCTGGTCGGCGACCTGCCCAAGGTGGAAAAGCAGCTCACGCTCGACGATTTCATGGACCGCGCCGCCAGCACCGCGCTGCGCAGTAGCATCAAAACCACCGAAGCCGCCGAGCGCGATGCCGATGCCGCGCTGGAGCAGGCCCAGCTCAAGCGCCGCGTGACGCAGGCCGACTCCGCGGCGGCGCGTGAAACCTTCAACAACTGGCTCTCGACCCGCCACGCCACGCAGCTATCCGGGCAAGACCCCGAACTGGTGGCCAGAACCCGGGCGCTCGATGGCCTGAAAGACAAGGAGCGCGCCGCCGGCATGGCGGTCGAGGCCCAGCAGCAGGCCGCGCTCGATGCGCGGCAAAGCAGCGTTCGCGAGCGCCGCAAGCTGGCCGAAATGGAGCAGGCGGCGCAAAAACTGCTGAATGCCGAATACCGCCGCATCGAGCTGCGGGTGTTTTTGTACCGCCTGGCGCTGACCTTGCCGCTGCTGGTGGCGGCCGGCTGGCTGTTCGCGAAAAAGCGCAAAAGCACCTGGTGGCCGTTTGTCTGGGGCTTCATCTTGTTTGCGCTGTTCGCCTTTTTCGTCGAGCTGGTGCCTTATTTGCCGAGCTACGGCGGCTATGTGCGCTACATCGTCGGCATCGTGGTGACGGTGCTGGTCGGCAGGCAGGCCATCCTGGCGCTGAACCGCTACCTCGAAAAGCAAAAGCTCGTCGAGCAGCTGCCTGACGCTCAGCGCCGCGAGGAACTGAGCTACGACACCGCTCTGACGCGGCTGTCCAAAGGCGTGTGCCCCGGCTGCGAGCGGCCGGTGGATTTGAAAAACCCGGAGATCGACTTTTGCCCGCATTGCGGCATCGGCCTGTTCGACCATTGCCGGGCCTGCAACACGCGCAAGGGTGCGTTTGCCAAGTTCTGCCACGCCTGCGGGGCAACCGGCCAGCGGGCGCACTTGCCGGCCCAGGCCTGAACCTTGCGGTGACTGGCGGCGCCTTGCCCGCCGTTGCAGGCCTACCCAGCCCGGCTGTATCGGCCTACACGCCCTTGAAAAAGCGGATTTACATTGGGAAATCTAATTTACAAAGGCTTCCCATCATGAAGGCTCACCTACAGGCCCACCTGCGCAACCAGGTCGCCGCGCTCTTTTTTCTGTTGCCGGTCGCCACGGCGCTGGTCGCCTTGCCCGCAACGGTCATGGCGCAGCCTGCGGCGCCCGAGTTGCGCTCCCTCGAAGTCACCTCGGATGACGGCTTGAGGGCCGGCGCCGAGCTGGAGTTCACCGTCGAAGGCACGCCCCGGTCACGGGTCGGTCTGCGCATCAACGGTGTGCGGCGGGACATTGCGCTCAGGGAAACCGAGCGCGGCGTCTATACCGGCAGCTACACCATCAAGCGCCAGGACCGTATCTCGCCGGCCAATCCGATACGCGCCACCCTGCGCACGCGCAACCGCAACATCGCCGTCAACTACAGCTTTCCGGCCGGCATGGCGAATCCGGCGGTGGCCGCGCCGCTGGCCGCTCCGGTGCCGCCGGTCGCGGTGCTGAAGATCGAGCGCTTCAGCGTCGCGCCGATTGACAAGATCGAGCCGGGCGCCGAGCTGAAGTTCTCGCTCAATGGCCCGCCGGGCGGCAGCGCCGAGGTCGAGATTCCCGGCGTCAACCGCGTTTCCATGCGCGAGGTTCGTCCGGGTGCCTATGAAGGCGCCTACACCCTTCGGCGAATGGACAATCTGCTGCCGTCGCGCCCGATCGTGGCGACCCTGCGGGTGGGCAACCAGTCGGTTAAAAGCAACCTGACCCAGGCCCTGACGGCCGACGCCAAGCCGCCGGTGCTGCGCAACCTGGCGCCGCGCGAGGGCGAGGCCGTCGTGGACCGCGCCGCCATTTCGGTGTCGGCCACCTTTGATGACGCGGGCGGCGTGGGGGTTGACCCCAAGA comes from Polaromonas naphthalenivorans CJ2 and encodes:
- a CDS encoding MFS transporter → MSVELSTPASAAAMPPPPADAHPNQFALLRQRRFAPFFWTQFSGAANDNLFKFAFTVMVTYQLSVGWLPPALAGLTIGALFILPFLLFSATSGQLTDKFEKTRIIRFVKNLEVVIMLIAAVGFVSGNINVQVPVLLGCTFLMGLHSTLFGPVKFAYLPQALSERELTGGNGMVEMGTFVAILLGNIVGGLLVAIPGVGPQYVAVACVGLALAGRAVAQFIPRAPATDPGLRINWNPVTETWRNLKLAKTNLVVFRSMLGISWMWFFGAVFLSQFPSFAKEVMHGDEHVASLLLVVFSIGIATGSLLCEVLSRRHVEIGLVPLGAIGMSVFAIDLYFASRGLPPSALMGVGSFMGQPAHWRVIADLALLSLFAGLYSVPMYALIQLRSQPTHRARIIAANNILNALFMIVSAILAGALLKANFSIPQIFLFTGLANAVVAFYIFMLVPEYLLRFVALMLSRCIYRFKVQGDDHIPAQGAAVLTCNHVSFIDPVLLMAASSRPIYFLMDHRIFKMPVLGWLFRLAKAIPVAPRAEDPAAYEAAFEAAAKVLREGDLLAIFPEGGITQDGELQPFKGGVMKILDNASRDGLNVPVIPMALTNLWGSFFSRAELVNGQRVAMVRPFRRGVFSRVGLNVGKAMVPAEVQPEVLQARVAALIKA
- a CDS encoding DUF2145 domain-containing protein, with product MNTRLNHGLGMALLAGSLILPVAAHAGRSCQARPPTTQSVELGLALAEKTLASLNASGERVVLLARAGQDLSRYGLRYSHFGLAWQVADGQGGNTWHVLHKLNGCGTAEAALYRQGLGEFFLDDPWRFEAAWLAPTPQVQARLLALLQDSRRAISLNHRPYSIVSYAWGRKYQQSNQWAIETLAAALEPGVTSREKAQAWLQFRGYEPTTLHLGPLTRLGGRLTAANIAFDDHPNDKRFADRIETVTVDSVFAWLARAQLSRPGKAPTLVGP
- a CDS encoding YiaA/YiaB family inner membrane protein, with translation MTTQYVMQRDTGGWRIQVWTSFTLAVLASGTGVMQLPSQELDRAFLAIGFFFCLFAAFAAAKTVRDNRDGRVDTNGWIITVWVSFAAAVCLTAWGLWRMNIGDWQKGYMVVSWMFLISSTFTLAKTIRDRYEADLMTRSNEPAPETRPA
- a CDS encoding zinc ribbon domain-containing protein; this encodes MSKSLRLTEKWMQRGLWLVALVFASFLIGLGGTLVGDLPKVEKQLTLDDFMDRAASTALRSSIKTTEAAERDADAALEQAQLKRRVTQADSAAARETFNNWLSTRHATQLSGQDPELVARTRALDGLKDKERAAGMAVEAQQQAALDARQSSVRERRKLAEMEQAAQKLLNAEYRRIELRVFLYRLALTLPLLVAAGWLFAKKRKSTWWPFVWGFILFALFAFFVELVPYLPSYGGYVRYIVGIVVTVLVGRQAILALNRYLEKQKLVEQLPDAQRREELSYDTALTRLSKGVCPGCERPVDLKNPEIDFCPHCGIGLFDHCRACNTRKGAFAKFCHACGATGQRAHLPAQA
- a CDS encoding toxic anion resistance protein, whose product is MSPQTDEASRTPLAPPDSFQLTPPEVLRPLSDEVARKAVPLPAATQAAVEDQVQRFMDGLMSEDLQSEAFKARLDSAFALGREEISLAASLMQGRFMQRNFVGMEDSAAFKAVQEMRGHLDALNPGKDGDLLQPQKLLGIIPYGNKLQGYFRKFQNAGEQMQKSMQKLYAARDDMQRDVVEIEATRGKMWDGMQKLAAAVQFAESLDRQLAAKVDGLKATDPERAKALEQEVLFYVRQNLLDILTQQSVCTNGYLALDVLKKTGREMMNGCSRVATTGMSALAVAQTVARATGNQVKVMEMLTGVNSTIENLIAETGRQLNTHVEKTTQFASNPLIGIEKMKEMFDQTFKAMDAMDTFRSKMVEVMGQNNTILQEQLARADQYIDRVRQQKAREVTQRTLSGPVAL